taaactgtCAAAAGCCATGAATATAAACGGCAGgatgttgtaaataatgaatACGCAGATGAGAACAGGACTGTGGTTTAAATCTGAGCTGATGATGTATGAAAGGAGACAGGTGGAGGCGATTCAGTGTGTAGGAACAGAGGTCGTAATGAGGAAATCATTTAATCCTAGGATCCTTTAGAGGACAAGCAGTCACCCAGGGTTTCCAGAGAGCCCCGGCACAATTCAGTGATTGCGGTTTCAACAACGCACAGGATGGTGCGTATAATGCTGCTACAGCTTAatggcctgtgtgtgtgtgtttactcaaATGATTTCTACAGGTGAGCACCTGTGCTTTATATTGGTGTCCAAATAGCTGCTAATTCATTTTTGATTTCATGATAGATtgatttgtaaatgaatacattCCCTTAATAATTTAACAGGAATGCAGCATCTAAAAATCCTCCATATGAGCCCATGATAACAAGCTTACGGCTTCCCTTAACAAGTGAATCCAGGCTGAATTAAAGACGGCactataatataacaatataaagcCACTGACATTTTTGACCATGTACAAGGTTTGGAAAGCATTCAAACATAATTAAGGAATAGATGAGATGGATGTTAATTTGAGCgaatgtaaacattttgatctttaaaaataaaatctgggctatttaaaatgtcagccttttgaaaaaatatgtcaGGAATGCAACACTGGTGGCCTCAACACTGTTTATATACGGGAACCATAATCATGTAGAggaaatatagtcatttttgttGTCATTTCATTCTCATAAATGTCACGGTTGATGAACTTTCCTTTCGTTTCATCTCATTCATTTCAAAGGTTGTCAACAGAAAATCAATCAGATGCAGTCAAACTGCCTATCAGCTGCCTTAAAACATCCCTGGGTTTTTTTTTGCCCCTTAAAATTGTTGAATATTTTATTGTCAAAGTGACATTCAGTGCTTTTTACGTCTATCTTCTGAATATAACCCATGATGAGTGGGGCCAATGACAGCAACAATAACATGAAAACGTTCTCAGATTTTTAGAAGTTGACCTCTTCTTTTAGAAATTACCCATTTGTTTCCTTTGAGGAAACTAGTTTATAACACAAAAGTGGCTGAATGCCAAAATCTCAGTATTTGTCATATCATAGGATGGGGtgtagaaatataatttcagGAACTGAATGCATTAGAAACCCATCGATAATGTACCTGCACATGCCATGTATCATTACAAATAATCcaataaatacagaaattattGCACAGTAGAAAGGCTCCATGAATTCCTAATGGACTACTCCTCTGTTAGTTGCTGGGATATGCAAGAAGGGTTTTAGAACCGCAGACTAACATTTCCCTGTGTTCTTGTTTCTCAGGTGGCagtttgttttcacaaaaaaaaaaaaaaaatcactccaaaaaatatatagtcaAGGAAAAGACTATCCAGCTAAACCCATAATGCAGTGCATTGGAAAGTggtctcaagctctgtcagcctGCTCAAGTTTGACCTCATTGGTCAGCAAATGCTCTCCATGCCACTTCTTCATGTGTTTTTCCAGGGTGCTGTACACGCTGAAGGGCATGTGGCAAATATCGCAGCGATACACCTCTTTGCCAAACTGCCCGTGGGTCTTCATGTGCCGGGTAAGCTTGCTGCTCTGGGCACAAGCGTAGCTGCACAGGTCACACTTGTAAGGCCTCTCACCTGTGTGGCTGCGCCGATGCACGGTCAGATTACTGCAGTTCTTGAACACCTTACCACAGAACTCACAGGTGTCACTCCGTCGACTTTCCTTGGAGCTGGGTGGTCTCCCTGGCCCAGGACCCCGCAGCTGGAGGTGAGGTGTACTGCTACCACTTCGCCCCGACAGCCCACCGCCTTCCAGAATTTCCCCTGGAGGGGTGGAGAAGCGCAGACTGCCCGTCTCAGATGAAGAGTGCTCGGAAGAAGTGCCGAAAGGCGACTGCCTGGAGTCGTTAAAGCCCAGGAAGGGCTCCCTTATGAAGTGGCGGGATGCAGCATAACCGGCAAGCAACTGAGAATACACATTTTCGGGGGATATGACGGGCACCTGTGGCAGCTCCACATCCTTCTCTACCTTGATCCTCTTGGCGGAAGAGCCAGTGAGGCTGGAGCTGGAAATAGGCATTGGCTTCCGGTGGAACAGCGCTGAGATGGAATCCTCCGGGCCGCAGCCTCTTCCATTCACCATTGGACCCCTGTCTCTATCATTCTCTCTGGACGCCGAATCTGTGTCCATCTCCTCGCATGGCCTGCTGCCCGGTGGCAGTCTCAAGTGATTGTCGAGGTTGTTGTATTGGCTTTCTGTCACTCTGTCAGTGCCCAGAGGTTTCTCCTCTGGGGAGGGTCTTGGGCCATTCTCTCTGTTTCTGCTCAACTCTGAGTCCATGCTCAGGTTGGAATCAGGCCTGCTCCCATTTTGCTGTTgttcctcttcttcctcctcctcctcctcttcctcctcttcttcttcttcttcctcctcatTATCCATTCCCTCCCTTGTGCCATTGTCCTCACTGTTCTTAAGCCCCTCTCCAGCCGAGTCTTGCCCTCCCTGCTCAGGTGAACTCCCCATGGAACCTGACTTGTGCATGTGCGTCTTCATGTGGCGCTTTAGCTTGCTGGCCTGCGAACATGCATGGTCACAGAGATGACACTTGTAGGGTCTTTCGCCAGTGTGGCTACGTCTGTGCACGATCAAGTTGCTTTGGAACTTGAAAGTCTTGCCACAAAACTCACAGGACTTGGCTTTGCCGACCTGATTTAGTGGTGGTGAGGAACTGCCTCTGGATGGAACTGATGGCGGCTGTGAGGGCGTGGTTAGAAAAGGTAGAGGTTTGGAGCCGGGCTGGAAGAGAGTGGGACTGAGAAGCCGATGCATGGGGGGTACCCGGTTAGGCGAAAGAGGGGGAGTTGGACCCCCATTGTTGTTGTTGCCCGCCAGTTCACGAAGACGCTGAGAGAAGCCCATGGATGGTTCAATGCCCATGGGTGTCAGCCGCATCACCCGCTCAAAAGCACTTGGATGCTGGGACAGGAGACCCATCTCCTCAGGGCCAAGCCGTTCCAGAGGATGGCGAGGCGGCGGAGGGCTTACAAAGGGCGGGGTGGATGGCAAGCGGGTGTCAATGTATCCAGGTGGTGGAGGTTCACGTAGCAGTGGGGCACCCATGCGCAACAGCTGGAAAGGGTTGCTGCCATCTCCCAGAAAGCTGGCTAGAGGGGAACGGGGCAAGGCATCGGCCCCCAGTGGCGGAGGAAGGGCCATGCGAGGGGTCAGCGAGCAGCTAGTTGGGTGGGTGTCCAGGTAGATGCGTATCCCGTGGGTGTTCTGTGCATGCTGCAGCAGAAACCATGCACTGGTAAAGGGTTGCTTACAAGTGGTGCAGATGTAACTGGAGGGCTCATCTTTTCCTGGAAGACACAAAACAAGTGGATGGAATTAATATACACATATTAGCTATTAACACTCTGATTTGGTGCAAGGGGAGGTTGAGATAGCACACTTTAATAGCTTTCCTTGTCATTTGCGCATCTGTTTGTTCTCAGTGATGGCTTTGAATGTAATCAAAGCTAAGAGTCCTCTATGGTGAGGTTCATGGAtcatttctgtttaaaaattaaacaggcAACATGTGAAAGACATCTCATTGCGCTGCGGCGACAGCCATTTTATAAGATTGAATGAAAATTACATCACCCTAAGAGGGGAGACAAGAACTCTCTGATAGCCTAGCGGGTTATCTACTGTGCGGCAGGGCCGGCTGCTCTCTAAAGCTGTGTCAAAGAGGATCTGCCTGTATGTGACTCACCCAGAATCTGAGTCACACTAGGGGGTTAGTGAGAGCAGGGAAGCTCCTTGAGGGCTGGAGCCTAATGCAGATGGCAGGTATCGCCCACAGGCCACAACGCATTGTGCTAATGCTAATGTCAGCCAGACGTTAATATAGAACTCCCCATTCAACACCCCGACACCCCCACCCTTCACTATTTCCATATGGAGATACTTCTGTggcaaaagaaagagaaagagaggattaagaaagaaagaaaacgaaCGGGAATCGTGTTGACAGGTCCATGCACTGACATTCAGGTGCACAGTTAGCTACCGACAAAGTTGCATTAGTGTGATATGATATTTTCAGTTAAATGCACTTTGCAAATACATGCCAGTGCAGTCATGTGCATGATTTCACATTGAAGAAAAATGTTAGGAATATTAACCAAAAAGGCTTTCacgttaggttttttttttcttaatatatagCTGCCTGAAAAACACCTGACTGATGCAGTGAAGCGGAAGTGCTTGTGTATGACAGGTCCACAGCCTGTGTTTGGTTTGGCCGGCCTTTAAATGGACACCTGGCGGGGGGATTTTGGCTGCTAAGAGAGTAACAGAGAGAGAAACTGAGGGGACATGAGAAAAGAGGTGGCGGAGATTAGgtactaaaacacacacaggctgttcattttcattttcaggccCTGGACAGGAGCCCAAGTCTGGATAAAATCAACAACGGACATATTCTGCGCCCATATTCTGCTAGTTCCAAAAAAAGCCTCATTAACATCCCATATTCCTCTGATGGCTGTACAGGACTCAACATAATGTGGGATGGACAAAAAGCGTGCAATAGAGCATTCGTGCATGCAGAAATATATGCATTCGTGTGTGTGCGCTCGCGCTCTTACCCCAACATAACTGTGTGCTTGAGCTATTGCAATTTGCATCCTATCACATCATACAAAAAACACCATATGTTACTAAGGGACCGTGTCAGCTAACAGACAGGCAGACTTAATGACGACCAAAGACAAATTTCATCAACTTTCCAAACAAGCCAGAACGAGGGAGAGAAACCCATAGTGAATAAGTTAGGATATGCTAATGACCCATCAGAGATCCATGTCTTGTGACAGCAGCTTGTGTGGCATGATGGTGTGAAATTACCCATCAGGCACCTCAGGAACACAAATCTCCATCTGATCATGGTCCATTGGGtcctagtgtgtgtgtgtgtgtgtgccacaCTACAGAGGCCTGGGAGGGCCATGTCACAGCAAAGAGCTCCAGCCAATAAAAGCGCTCATTACGGAATCATCGCTGTTCGCTCTGTGATTCAATTTGCAGTAATTACCGCGGTCCGCGTTCATGAAACCGTTCGCTGCGGGCCGCAGAGGTCAACTGCCAGTTAACAGAGTGTCTTTTCTCCTCTCAATGTATTCAATTGCAAGAGCCTAATAGCCTAATTTTCTTCCCTCTTGCACTTCAATAAATATTGCCGGGATTACAGGTTAAACAGCTAAATTGAGTTGTGGCTGTTATATTACAGAGCTGGCTGTTGGTGTGCATGGTGCTAACAACTCTGCAGCAGCGTCCTCGTTGTGTTAAACAGCGCGGGGATGTCTACGTGCATGTCTtcgtatgcgtgtgtgtgtacaggATGTGTGATTAATGACACACGAGCGTGTGCGCACGCAGAGGGGGTCTTACACTAAACTTATCTACTCTCTTGGGTTTAGTATTACAAAACCTCACGGCCAATTAGTCCATCCTCGGGGACCTCCAACCTGGGTTTAGATATGTTGATTTCAACATTTTGTGGCAATTAATTTCCTTTTAAGAGCATGAATGCAGTGACAGAAATTGAGGAGGAGGGGCTGGAGggtgttttttaattatctgCGAACAAATCTGGCAGACTTGCGAGCACTGCTGTTTCACAAGGGAAACAACATTAGCATTAGCTACTGCTGTCTCCAGCATTACCCGAGCATGAACCAATCACTTACTGAAGCTGGACTAATGGAATAGTCATGTGCGAATGCGTGAAACTCGTTTGATATTGTCAAAATGCAAGGGCATATGTGTGTGCGATAATGTGCAGCTCATTTGCTAATGTCACAACCCAAGGACATATGAGCATGTGCAAATGCATGAAACTGGTTTGATGATGCCACAatgcaaatatatatgcatgtgtgcaaATGTGTAAAATTCCTTTCGTGAAGTTACAATGCAAAAATATGCGTGTGCAAATGCGGGTGTTTTGTAATCATATCGCCAAGATAAGTGTGTGTGCAACTTACTTATGTCATAATGCAAGGAACATATGAATATGTATGTCAAAACTCATGACAACGCAAAGGCATTTATGTGTGTGcaacaacaaataatattttttggtaTTCATATCGCAAAGACAACTGCATGTGCGAATGTGTGCAAGTTATTTGATGATGTCACAACGAAAGGAcatatgtgagcctggaccacaaaaccagtcataagtagcactagtatgtttgtagcaatagccaaccatacattgtatgggtcaaaattttgaagacgaagatattttgtacatttcttactTTAAACATATAAAggcttttgattagtaaaatgcattgctaagaacttcatttggacatcaTCAAGGATCACATATGAGCATGTGCGAGTCGTAAAACTTGTGACAATGCAAGTGCATCTTTGCGCATGCAAATGTGTGCAACACATTTGGTAATACTACCGCAaatatgtgtgcatgtgtacaCTTGTTTGATGATGTCACAACACAGGGACATATGAGGGTGTGCAAATGCTTAAAACTCACATGACAACACATGGGCATCTATGCACATGCAAATGCATGCAACATGTTGGGTTGCATGCGTTTGCACACAAACAGATGCCCCTGCATTGTCATATGAGTTACTTGTCAAAGTGCATGTGTGCAAATTGTCTAATGATGTCAACGCGTCGACAAATGAGCgtttttgtaaatgtgtttgGCAAACACATCGTGTGAATGCATGAAACTTGTATGATGATGACAACGCAGGCATATATAAGCCACAATGCAAGAATTTATATGCACATACAAATGCGTACAACTTATATGATGTCACAAATCTAAAATAGCAGTGCAACAGCATATGCATatgcatctgtgtgtgtgtgtgtacaactCGGGCCTGGCATTCGAACAGCTCTGCCCCTCGAACCCACCACATTCCTAGCTGTCGAAAGCCACAGCAGTGGATTTGCATAGAGAACAAAGGACGAGGTGATGCCATGGGGACTACGACACGCCTTCACTCCCCTCCGGACCCTCCCCCCCACCGAACGTCCCCTCTGTGCACCTGTCACAAGCCTGGCTGACACCTCACACCGCAGTAACGCAGGCCCTCATTAGCATGCCTGTGATCTGGGGCTCCCAGGGGCTTGTGGGGCCTCACCTCGCATCACTGATGTCTTGTTTGTGATGATCGTGGCTAATCAGGGGGCCAGACCACTATGCTAATGAGAAACACAGAGGTGCAGCGTTCTGTGTAGTGCAACTCTGCTGTCTGTGCCACCAACACACTCTAGGGGATCGGTGATGTGATTTGtatgtgagtgtttgtgtgtgagggAGCTAAACAATATCTATGCACTGCTATGGGAAGAGAAACATagaaatttgttatttttttaacaaatttttgAACTATTGCTGATTCTTTAAAGTCAAGTTAGGTTAATTGTGCTATTTTTATGCCTCTAGTGGTACcaaatggaaaaataatgactgtttgcTGACAGGTTTTCTGAATACCCTGCATCATTGAATGGTTAGACAGGTAGCCCCGCCCCAAACTTAAGTCATCGGTTGAATCATTGTTGGTCGGGATGGTTGGTTTCCCTGAGACACTTCTCAGAGACATCATCATAAATCTGGCTTACTTGCAGCTGACTCTGTACATTAAGATTTAAGAATTTGTATGCctaaaaatgacataattctACAGATGGTTGACTGTATATCCTTCCTTTACTGTTTCTCTTTGTCTGCTTGGATTTCTCTCAGTCCTCATGATAGATGTGACTGTGCACTGATTGAGCTGTGAGCCTTAACAGACTATCGTATTGTCTTTGATAAATGAATATGacaatgaaataaatgattttggCAGGAAAATGATGAGTGGAAAGCCAGACCACATGCTGGGGCCAAAACCACCATACCAGTTTCTAAGGGGAGCCTGAAATGTTCATATTAAATCTGAAAGCCTGCagagtagtgtgtgtgtgtgtgtgtgtgtgtgtgtctgcatcATCTTTGATATCCTCTTTGATATGCTCTGCTTGTGAGAAATAAACCCctaaaaatttttaataaatttcaatatatgtttttgtcttgttttcaaacaaaactacataataattctaaaatcaAGATAAATATGATAGAGAAATAAAATTGtgcaaatatgtaaattaaattaaattaaaaattacatttaaaaagttttttttaaaggggtcatcggatgcccattttccacaagctgatatgattctttagggtcttaatgaaaagtctataatatactttggttaaaaattcctaatggttgtgtaaaacaacaccctttttaccttgccaaaatcagatctgcaaaaatcatccaattctgagggattgttcctttaaattcaaatgagctctgctcgccccacccctctcttctctctgctgctccgcatttagcgcgtttagcagCGAagcacttctgctgtaggtgaagctggataacgaatgatttgcgcaaacatagacgcactTATGtggatcgggaggcacattcccttcacaaacaaacgtaatccactgcatcttcagcggctcagatgttgggattAAATGATggccactatgttcattattacatccagcaacacaacacctcaattgctcaatccgagatatatttttgtctaacttatatccctgctccggcaacgaaacaatggaggtcggactgttacagctgatctgaggtaagacgctcatgtcaatcaactactgtgggagcggcctctggcatctgagaatggctcgatttgaaaaatgggatattatttttacagattaattaaaaaccactgcatgtatttttatcattatagggtagatttgtacatacactgccaacacacattaatgttcaaacaacctgtaaaagtaaaatatgtgtaatgtatattaataaatatcctATTGGCAAAATGTTACAACTAAGCAATAACATATTCCATGAAAACAGGATATTAACTTACACAATTTTGATTCTCAAGTAAATTTAtcttattgtaaaaatatttacactttaaatgtaaaaaataaaaattattgagATTTTTTTGCGGTGCAAATGTCCCATAATCCTCTCGTAGTTCAGCGCTCTGGTGGATTAGATTTATCTGTGATTCCTGGCCATAATGAggatgaacaactgtatttgaAAAGACTCCCATTCTACAGTGGAAAAACTGTGTGTGTAAAGAAGCCACAGAGGATAGTGGCAGGAATAGCGGTTATGgcaggcacacacacatacatacatacacggCTGTCTCCTGTCTAAGTGAAAGCAGGCCTGTTGCAGTAACCGTTCCAATCTGTCTCCATCTGCAGGAACACAGAGGAGGGACATCACAAACTGCCTCTAGAAGAGAAGCAACTGCGCTctcacagcacacacacacaagcatacTGATGCATATATACACAAGACACCTACATATCCACAGCCACACCCACACTTATACAAATAAACTCATATTTTCTCAGCCACtatcacaaacaaacaaagaaaccaCCTAGATACCAGTATAAATTTATCCCAACTTACTAACACACAAAATCCACCCAGCTGTTTAGGTTCTAGAAGCCTGCACTACActgcaaagaaaagaaaatattttcccAATCACCATTTTTGCCTTGCTTTTCagtaaaaaatgcaaactgtACTTTTTGAagcattattatacattatttattaaggatcattttttgtaatgttaccTTGGCTGATATGGCAGTCCTCTGGGACATATACTGACAACTAGTGGTTTGGATCCAAGCTTTTAGTTACCGATTCTATAGCAGAAAAATAAAGCAATGCCATTGCAGAAGATACAAATCCAGTATTCAGCAGGTTAAATAAATGACAGCCCTGATGAGGCTTGGCAAAAATTCTGTGAGAAAACTCCAGTCATTTCAATATGACTCAGCATGATAAAGAATTTAATTTGACTCCGACCAATAGCAAGCCTCTTGGCTCGTTAATTACCTCTGAGTGGGTGGAGCTTTGTAACTGAAGATCCATAAATGGACAAAGCACTCTGTTTCTACTTCATTTTGTTAAATTACCCATTTAAAAAGGCTATTTGGAGAGCAGTTATTTAAGGCTGGTTTAGGGAATAGCTTTAGatgtttatttcattgtttacctgCAAAATTTTACCTGAataaattgcaaatgtttttgaaagtaaaTTTATCAGGCTTCAAAGATCGTCACATATTTGTAACTGTATATCAAGAGAAAAATACTTCATAGAACAATTTGTGTCAGTATTTACCACAATACCGATCCTATGCATACTGACACACCCACATCAGCCTTCTACTTCCTCCTGCATGCTCACTGCCAGTCTCATGAAGAAACAGGCCAGCCAAGGGTAGAGTAACCGtctaaatgaaaacacatgCCACCCTAGAGTGCCCTGTCATCATCTGATACTGCCAGAGCGAAAGACGTCCTACGGTGCAGACGGGAAAGGACAGTGAAAAACAACTGGAAAGACTTCTCTGTCAGTAAGAGCTATGACTCTTGGCTCGGTGAGAACACAGAGAAGTGCATTAGCACAGCGTTTTGTGGCATTGCAACTAGTCTGAATCATAGCTTGGAGTGTGCGTCACCGCGTTAAGATCTGGCTGGCGTGAAAAGGCGTTCAAGAAGAGCTGCAGGAACTTGATGGATGACACTGCTGCTTGCGGCTGAAGGGAGACGCAGAAAAGCCAGCGGGGTGGAGAGGAAAAAAGCAAATAGGGGGACAGCGAGGGACCAGTTCAAAGCAAACATTGCTCCATGTCATCGCAATCATACCCTGGATCACAATCAAATCTCCCACCCGTATATCCAGCGGTTAACGCTAATAGCTTGACATGAGACGGAATTAAAATAGTCTTGCATTAAGTTGTTACTGTGAAAAACTTCTGCCTTTTAGATCCTTTTACTCCTTTCACTTTTACAGTTCAAGACACAAAGATCGATAAAAAATAACCGTTAACATACTCTCTCTTTGGCTGGTGCAGGATGTCCTAGAAGTGCAAAATTTGAATTGTGCCATTTTTTGCTCGTGGCCGATTAGTTCTGGGCACAGACATCAATCACCTAAACCGTAAATCTgactacactgcaaaaaaaaaaaaaaaaaaaaaaaaagattttctgccccagcatttttgtcttattatccagtacaaattttaaaatattcttaaatctCTATGTAATTACTTTAGAAGCAAAATTCTGACAGTctagttttcttaaaaatgcatttaagtgTGACTTCATgatctaaataagaaaaaagcaTAACaatgagggtaaaaaaaaatatttttcttgttttaagcatacaCTTAATTTTGAACAATGTTTTCGAAAACATTGGTAACACTTACTTACTATTAACTAtaacttttccctcaataaattcccaatttgctgcttatttataattagtaaggtagtttctaagtttaggtattgtgtaggttagggatgtagaataacgccatgtagaataaggcattaatagtactaataatggctaatattctagtaatatgcatgctaataagcaactactTAAGAGACCGTAAAATAAACAGTTACcaaaacattatatttcaagTAATTTTGCTActcaaataaacatattttattttaagaatgtaCTGCAGGTAACACTTTGGTGACCAGTTCTCACTAGTTGCGTATTtgtatgcatattactagcaaaTTGTCTGATTATTAGTACTTATCAACCATATATTAATGCTTTATTCTTcatgaccatattttaaatCCCTTAATCCTGCATCAAACCTAAACTTAACACTTACCTTAAGAACTATTAATGAGCAGTAATAGGATTTCAATTGCAAACTAATTGCTGAAAGTGCACATAGAggttattgaggcaaaagtcgaGGTTAGAAGTTAATGGTAAGATTTGATCCCCAACCGAAAGTGAGACCGTACACAAAATACGACACAAATACTTAGATGTGTAATCACTCTGGAGCCACAGAAAAAAACGGTGTCTTGACTGTGCTGATTGGCTGATGCTGTAACATTTCATCAGAATACATGGCTACttttgattggctgtcaatgcATAAAGATGCTTTTTGGCAGCAGAATAGTGTAGTTATGCTATCTACCATCAGTGGATAAACGAACCATGCTAGACTTCGCTTCTTGCATGTGTGTGAGCAAGGAAAgcgaaaaaaaaagaatggagTGCTATCCCGT
This is a stretch of genomic DNA from Labeo rohita strain BAU-BD-2019 chromosome 20, IGBB_LRoh.1.0, whole genome shotgun sequence. It encodes these proteins:
- the bcl11bb gene encoding B-cell lymphoma/leukemia 11A; translation: MSRRKQGNPQHLSLTQRENLPTAADHDAGVDQCPSEGSIASPVGGSGESDLLTCGQCQTNFPLGDILVFIEHKRRLCPGPSACFDKPTDCGGSPSPRPPRAEVCRRSGPVEVGIQVTPREEEEKRLTPARGICPKQEGVPTGKDEPSSYICTTCKQPFTSAWFLLQHAQNTHGIRIYLDTHPTSCSLTPRMALPPPLGADALPRSPLASFLGDGSNPFQLLRMGAPLLREPPPPGYIDTRLPSTPPFVSPPPPRHPLERLGPEEMGLLSQHPSAFERVMRLTPMGIEPSMGFSQRLRELAGNNNNGGPTPPLSPNRVPPMHRLLSPTLFQPGSKPLPFLTTPSQPPSVPSRGSSSPPLNQVGKAKSCEFCGKTFKFQSNLIVHRRSHTGERPYKCHLCDHACSQASKLKRHMKTHMHKSGSMGSSPEQGGQDSAGEGLKNSEDNGTREGMDNEEEEEEEEEEEEEEEEEEEQQQNGSRPDSNLSMDSELSRNRENGPRPSPEEKPLGTDRVTESQYNNLDNHLRLPPGSRPCEEMDTDSASRENDRDRGPMVNGRGCGPEDSISALFHRKPMPISSSSLTGSSAKRIKVEKDVELPQVPVISPENVYSQLLAGYAASRHFIREPFLGFNDSRQSPFGTSSEHSSSETGSLRFSTPPGEILEGGGLSGRSGSSTPHLQLRGPGPGRPPSSKESRRSDTCEFCGKVFKNCSNLTVHRRSHTGERPYKCDLCSYACAQSSKLTRHMKTHGQFGKEVYRCDICHMPFSVYSTLEKHMKKWHGEHLLTNEVKLEQADRA